One window of Desulfobaculum bizertense DSM 18034 genomic DNA carries:
- a CDS encoding MlaE family ABC transporter permease: protein MTQFFAWLGASSIALVAELGRIALLFWETLLWTFRPPYRLRLFFRQMEFIGVYSLFVVVLTSLFTGMVLALQTYYAFRLFSAESLVGATVALSMTRELGPVITALMVTGRAGSAIAAEIGTMRVTEQVDALEVMAVNPVQYLAVPRIIAGLVMLPLLTAISDFVGMVGGYLVGVRMLGINGGIFMNKVYELVELSDIYNGLVKAAVFGVILTLVGCYKGFMTHGGAEGVGRSTTDSVVLSSILILSSDYVLTALMM, encoded by the coding sequence ATGACTCAGTTTTTTGCATGGCTTGGAGCCTCGAGTATTGCGCTGGTTGCGGAACTGGGGCGTATTGCTCTTCTTTTTTGGGAAACGCTCCTCTGGACGTTCCGGCCGCCGTACCGCCTTCGCCTTTTTTTTCGACAAATGGAATTTATCGGCGTGTATTCGCTGTTTGTTGTTGTGCTGACCTCCCTGTTCACCGGGATGGTCCTTGCGCTGCAAACCTATTATGCCTTTCGCCTTTTTTCTGCAGAATCCCTTGTTGGGGCAACGGTTGCCCTGTCTATGACTCGTGAGCTTGGTCCTGTCATTACTGCCCTTATGGTCACAGGGCGGGCTGGCTCGGCTATTGCCGCAGAAATTGGCACCATGCGGGTGACCGAACAGGTCGACGCTCTGGAGGTTATGGCGGTCAATCCTGTGCAGTATCTTGCTGTGCCCCGCATTATTGCCGGGCTGGTGATGCTTCCGCTTTTGACGGCTATTTCAGATTTTGTCGGCATGGTTGGTGGCTATCTGGTTGGCGTCAGGATGCTTGGCATTAATGGCGGCATTTTTATGAACAAGGTCTATGAGCTTGTTGAGCTGAGCGACATTTATAACGGTTTGGTCAAGGCCGCCGTGTTTGGGGTGATTTTGACCCTTGTCGGCTGCTACAAAGGCTTTATGACGCATGGCGGGGCTGAGGGGGTTGGACGCTCCACGACGGATTCTGTGGTGTTGTCTTCCATTTTGATTCTTTCCAGTGACTATGTGCTGACGGCACTGATGATGTAA
- a CDS encoding ABC transporter ATP-binding protein: MQAIISCKDLHKSFGSQHVLRGLSLDIEPDSVTVIIGRSGGGKSVLLKHIVGLMKPDSGEVRIEGQDITGLSVRDMADVRRGFGLLFQEGALFDSMTVEDNVAFPLREHSGLRNKEILDIVARKLSSVGLADAGHKMPAELSGGMRKRVGLARAIALDPKIVLFDEPTSGLDPVMSAAINELILRTRDEFGATCVVISHDIQATMAIADTIYMLYEGQIIARGTPEEIRANQNPVVRQFIEGRADGPIGLE, translated from the coding sequence ATGCAAGCAATAATTTCCTGCAAAGACCTGCATAAAAGCTTTGGTTCACAGCATGTTTTGCGTGGACTCAGCCTTGATATTGAGCCGGATTCCGTGACCGTCATTATTGGACGGAGTGGTGGCGGCAAGTCTGTTCTGCTCAAGCATATTGTTGGGCTGATGAAGCCTGACAGTGGAGAGGTGCGCATTGAGGGGCAGGACATCACTGGTCTTTCTGTTCGGGACATGGCGGATGTTCGCCGAGGCTTTGGTCTGCTTTTTCAGGAAGGGGCACTTTTTGATTCCATGACTGTGGAAGACAATGTTGCCTTTCCGCTCCGCGAGCATTCAGGACTCAGGAACAAAGAAATTTTAGATATTGTGGCCAGAAAGCTCTCTTCTGTTGGACTCGCAGATGCTGGGCACAAGATGCCTGCCGAGCTGTCTGGTGGCATGAGAAAGCGTGTGGGCCTTGCCCGGGCCATTGCGCTGGACCCGAAGATAGTTCTTTTTGATGAGCCGACATCCGGGCTGGACCCTGTCATGTCTGCGGCCATCAATGAGTTGATATTGCGAACCCGGGATGAGTTTGGTGCAACCTGCGTGGTGATTAGCCACGATATTCAGGCGACTATGGCTATCGCCGATACAATTTATATGCTTTACGAGGGTCAGATCATAGCGAGGGGAACTCCTGAAGAAATTCGGGCAAACCAGAATCCGGTTGTGCGTCAGTTTATTGAGGGGCGCGCAGACGGACCTATCGGTCTGGAGTAG
- a CDS encoding MlaD family protein: MTGKSGAEVKVGVFVFVAILVLAFMSFQVGEQSMLRGGSYDLDVYFDSVTGLKEGAPVEIAGIEVGRVQRIALENGRARLTLAVDDKVKLHADVVAHIMTRGVLGDKYVSLEGGTEAYPVLAEGGMIQRSDRTADLEVLMNKVGKIADDISSVTSSVSGVLGGEKGKQDLQMTFESMRDLTVTLNQMVQRNVESIDMIVENMREFSKDLRDVSTDNKRSVNTIIKNFEVASADMRQTLGQMNSVLGKIDRGQGAAGRLVNDEEMGDNLHSTVASLESVARKIDEGKGSLGKLVNDDTTARELDKALEGINTFLGKQEQFKTSVDFSAEYLADSDNVKTYLNMLIEPSSSHFYMIGVVSDPGGRTRKTETITETSINGGPTTVEVENEEKTEKDRILFNAQIGKRWGDLALRGGLMESTGGVGLDYYLWDDRIKAYFEAFDFDDDDPPHLKAGAKIYFLKNFYATAGWDDFASDSGNSSFFAGLGLYFTDDDLKYLISGSSIPIDN; this comes from the coding sequence ATGACAGGAAAATCAGGCGCCGAAGTCAAAGTCGGTGTATTTGTTTTTGTCGCAATACTGGTGCTGGCCTTTATGTCTTTTCAGGTTGGCGAGCAGAGTATGCTGCGCGGCGGAAGCTATGATCTTGATGTATATTTTGACAGCGTCACTGGCCTTAAGGAAGGTGCTCCTGTTGAGATTGCGGGTATTGAAGTTGGTCGCGTTCAGCGCATTGCGCTGGAAAACGGACGCGCTCGGCTGACGCTTGCTGTAGACGACAAGGTGAAGCTGCACGCTGACGTTGTGGCCCACATTATGACGCGCGGCGTTTTGGGCGACAAGTATGTTTCGCTGGAAGGCGGAACCGAGGCTTACCCTGTGCTTGCAGAGGGTGGCATGATTCAGCGTTCGGACCGCACTGCTGATCTGGAAGTTCTGATGAACAAGGTCGGCAAGATTGCTGACGATATCAGTTCTGTAACGAGCAGTGTGAGTGGCGTCCTTGGTGGTGAAAAGGGAAAGCAGGACCTGCAGATGACATTTGAGAGTATGCGGGACCTGACTGTGACCCTGAACCAGATGGTACAGCGCAATGTGGAAAGCATCGACATGATCGTTGAGAACATGCGTGAATTTTCTAAGGATCTTCGTGATGTCTCGACAGACAACAAGCGAAGCGTCAACACCATCATTAAGAATTTTGAAGTTGCCTCCGCAGACATGCGCCAGACCTTGGGCCAGATGAACAGCGTTCTGGGCAAGATCGACAGGGGGCAGGGCGCTGCGGGCCGTCTCGTGAATGACGAGGAAATGGGTGACAATCTTCACAGCACTGTGGCATCGCTGGAAAGCGTGGCCCGCAAGATTGACGAGGGCAAGGGTTCCCTTGGAAAGCTTGTGAATGACGACACCACAGCCCGTGAGCTGGACAAGGCGCTTGAGGGCATCAACACCTTCCTTGGCAAGCAGGAGCAGTTTAAGACCAGCGTTGATTTTTCTGCCGAGTATCTGGCTGATTCTGACAACGTGAAGACTTACCTCAATATGCTTATTGAGCCGTCTTCCAGTCATTTTTATATGATTGGTGTGGTGTCTGACCCCGGTGGGCGGACACGGAAAACCGAGACCATTACAGAGACCTCCATCAATGGCGGTCCCACGACGGTTGAGGTTGAAAACGAAGAGAAAACTGAAAAAGACCGTATTCTCTTCAATGCACAGATCGGTAAGCGCTGGGGTGATTTGGCTCTGCGCGGTGGCCTGATGGAGTCCACCGGTGGTGTCGGTCTCGACTATTATCTTTGGGATGATCGCATCAAGGCGTACTTTGAAGCCTTTGATTTTGACGACGATGATCCGCCGCATCTGAAAGCTGGTGCCAAGATTTATTTTCTCAAGAATTTTTACGCCACTGCTGGCTGGGATGATTTTGCCAGCGATTCTGGCAACAGCTCGTTCTTTGCTGGGCTTGGTCTGTATTTTACAGACGATGATTTGAAATATCTGATTTCGGGATCTTCGATCCCCATTGATAACTAA
- a CDS encoding metallophosphoesterase family protein: protein MKIALLSDTHVFDVSPWFEAVYERFLASADVLVHCGDMCSFPVWSYLCQHPQFHAVAGNCDDGLLTAELDTRVSFRFDTLTVGVVHGYGYKSIPKLSANLAEAFGPDYDLICFGHTHKPEWERYGRTWVANPGSMREGSYDPTLAYVHLESDGLRYECIHLPATRDAVLAS from the coding sequence ATGAAAATAGCACTTCTTTCCGATACACACGTTTTTGACGTGTCGCCGTGGTTCGAAGCCGTGTATGAGCGGTTCCTCGCTTCTGCTGATGTTTTGGTCCATTGCGGCGACATGTGCAGCTTTCCTGTCTGGAGTTACCTTTGCCAGCATCCGCAGTTTCATGCTGTTGCTGGCAACTGTGACGACGGCCTTCTCACAGCTGAACTTGATACCAGAGTTTCGTTTCGTTTTGACACATTGACTGTTGGTGTTGTGCATGGATACGGATACAAAAGTATCCCAAAACTATCTGCTAACCTAGCTGAGGCCTTTGGACCTGACTACGATCTCATTTGCTTTGGGCATACGCATAAACCCGAGTGGGAACGCTATGGTAGAACGTGGGTTGCGAATCCCGGAAGTATGCGAGAGGGTAGTTATGATCCAACTCTGGCGTATGTGCATCTGGAGTCTGACGGCTTGCGGTATGAGTGCATTCATTTGCCCGCAACGCGTGATGCTGTTTTAGCCTCCTGA
- the aspA gene encoding aspartate ammonia-lyase has protein sequence MTFRTEKDSLGPRKVPADAYYGVQTVRALENFQITGIPISLFPRLVQAIACVKKAAAYANMELGLLDEERGNAIIQAAREVRSGKFNDQFPVDVIQGGAGTSVNMNANEVICNRALEIMGHEKGEYQYLHPNNHVNLSQSTNDVYPTSLKIALTWSCADLFKELDLLVESFEAKGEEFADVLKMGRTQLQDAVPMTLGQEFAAYAVTIHEDISRLHEILPFLTESNMGATAIGTGINTVEGYAEAVCRFLSAITDLEITPAVNLVEATNDTGAFVLVSGMLKRISVKLSKVCNDLRLLSSGPHTGLNEINLPAMQPGSSIMPAKVNPVIPEAVNQVCYQVIGNDLTVTMAAEGGQLELNVFEPIIAFNLFQSVDMLARASLMLRKRCVDGITANRERCAELVHRSVGAVTALSPVIGYEAAASIAKESDKTGRPVLDLVVERGLLSRDEAEKMLDPLAMTRPSAR, from the coding sequence ATGACTTTCCGCACTGAAAAGGATAGCCTCGGACCTCGCAAGGTCCCGGCCGATGCGTACTATGGTGTTCAGACGGTTCGCGCATTGGAAAATTTCCAGATTACTGGAATTCCGATTTCGCTTTTTCCTCGACTTGTTCAGGCTATCGCCTGCGTCAAAAAAGCCGCAGCGTACGCCAATATGGAGCTTGGTCTCTTGGATGAAGAACGCGGAAACGCCATCATTCAGGCGGCCCGCGAAGTACGTTCTGGCAAGTTCAACGACCAGTTCCCTGTGGATGTTATTCAGGGTGGCGCTGGCACTTCGGTAAACATGAATGCCAACGAAGTGATCTGCAACCGCGCTCTTGAAATCATGGGGCACGAGAAGGGTGAGTATCAGTATCTGCACCCCAACAACCATGTGAACCTGTCTCAGTCAACAAATGACGTCTATCCAACTTCCCTGAAAATTGCCCTGACCTGGTCGTGCGCTGACCTGTTTAAGGAACTTGATCTTTTGGTCGAAAGTTTTGAGGCCAAGGGCGAGGAGTTTGCTGACGTTCTCAAGATGGGGCGTACCCAGCTTCAGGATGCTGTCCCAATGACTTTGGGGCAGGAATTTGCTGCCTACGCAGTGACTATTCACGAAGACATTAGTCGTCTGCACGAAATTCTCCCATTCCTCACTGAGAGCAACATGGGCGCGACGGCCATTGGCACTGGCATCAACACTGTTGAAGGCTATGCCGAGGCTGTATGTCGCTTCCTTTCTGCTATTACAGATCTCGAAATTACTCCCGCCGTTAATCTTGTGGAAGCTACCAACGACACCGGTGCGTTTGTTCTTGTCTCAGGTATGCTCAAGCGTATTTCCGTGAAGCTTTCCAAGGTGTGCAACGACCTGCGTCTTCTTTCTTCCGGTCCGCACACCGGACTCAATGAAATTAACCTTCCCGCGATGCAGCCCGGTTCCAGCATTATGCCTGCCAAGGTGAATCCCGTTATTCCCGAGGCTGTGAATCAGGTCTGTTATCAGGTGATCGGCAACGACCTGACAGTGACAATGGCCGCCGAAGGTGGGCAGCTTGAGCTGAATGTGTTTGAGCCTATTATTGCGTTTAACCTTTTCCAGTCTGTCGACATGCTTGCCCGTGCATCCCTGATGTTACGCAAGCGTTGCGTTGATGGCATTACTGCCAATCGTGAGCGTTGTGCTGAGTTAGTTCATCGTTCCGTTGGTGCCGTCACAGCTCTTTCTCCCGTGATTGGCTATGAAGCCGCCGCTTCCATTGCCAAGGAGTCTGACAAGACAGGCCGTCCCGTCCTCGACCTCGTTGTTGAGCGGGGACTTCTTTCCCGGGATGAAGCAGAAAAGATGCTTGATCCCTTAGCGATGACTCGCCCTTCAGCGCGTTAG
- a CDS encoding flagellin produces the protein MSLVINHNLSSATASRNLTQSYGALNKSVGRLSSGLRVNSAADDAAGLAVREMMRADVAALNQGVRNANDAISAIQTADGALGVIDEKLVRMKELAEQASTGTYTNEQRVIINSEYQAMASEITRIANATDFNGIHMLNGNLSKAYDGTKDEGAMRVHFGTKDDAAEDYYDMKVNGATAKALGVDSPDLSTQKGAASALDTIDTAIASKDNIRANLGALQNRLSATISNVQIQSENLSAAESRISDVDVATEMTEFVRQQIKTNAAVSMLSQANSLPQMAQKLLG, from the coding sequence ATGTCTCTGGTAATCAATCACAACCTTTCTTCTGCTACCGCTTCCCGTAACCTGACTCAGTCTTACGGTGCACTGAATAAGTCTGTTGGTCGCCTCTCTTCCGGTCTGCGTGTCAACTCTGCCGCTGACGACGCTGCTGGCCTCGCTGTTCGCGAAATGATGCGTGCTGACGTTGCTGCTCTGAACCAGGGCGTTCGTAACGCTAACGACGCTATCTCCGCTATTCAGACCGCTGACGGCGCTCTCGGCGTCATCGACGAAAAGCTCGTTCGTATGAAAGAGCTTGCTGAACAGGCTTCCACCGGTACGTACACCAACGAACAGCGTGTCATCATCAACTCTGAGTACCAGGCTATGGCTTCCGAAATCACTCGTATCGCTAACGCTACCGACTTCAACGGCATCCACATGCTGAACGGTAACCTCTCCAAAGCATACGACGGAACCAAGGACGAAGGCGCTATGCGCGTTCACTTCGGTACCAAGGACGACGCTGCAGAAGACTACTACGACATGAAGGTTAACGGTGCTACCGCTAAAGCCCTCGGTGTTGACTCTCCTGACCTCAGCACCCAGAAGGGCGCTGCAAGTGCTCTCGATACCATCGACACTGCTATCGCTTCCAAGGATAACATCCGTGCTAACCTCGGCGCTCTGCAGAACCGCCTCAGCGCTACCATCAGCAATGTGCAGATTCAGTCCGAGAACCTCTCCGCTGCTGAATCCCGCATCTCCGACGTTGACGTTGCTACCGAAATGACCGAGTTCGTTCGCCAGCAGATCAAAACCAACGCCGCTGTCTCCATGCTGTCTCAGGCTAACAGCCTGCCCCAGATGGCTCAGAAGCTCCTCGGCTAA
- the hemW gene encoding radical SAM family heme chaperone HemW — MLLYVHVPFCKSKCHYCAFHSTTSGEAERERYTELAVKELTLWGERLPQQQVSTLFFGGGTPSLLRLDQLERIINTAQKHFRFAPDFECTLEANPDSVAQLTYLNGLKSLGFNRLSLGVQSTSKEMLALLGRPHSPEQARQAVSLARQAGFSNLSVDLIWGLPGQRLSQWLKELNTVISWRPDHLSCYGLSIEPGTEFERRWDNKEIVLPTDDEQAKMFINGADLLESEGYLQYEISNYAQLGFHSRHNLGYWQGREYLGIGPSAVSTVKHLRWQHPLTLDEYQHSIESGRPESSAERLDAITQAKEAIMLHLRTAKGLPFARYKALTGRDFRHDFKPMMTALYNKGLIRLKAGHISFSRTGMLVSDTILSNIFASPVWDSPVEISR; from the coding sequence ATGCTGCTCTATGTTCACGTCCCCTTTTGCAAAAGCAAATGCCACTACTGTGCATTTCACTCCACCACATCAGGTGAGGCAGAACGGGAGCGTTACACAGAGCTGGCTGTCAAGGAACTCACCCTGTGGGGAGAGCGACTTCCACAGCAGCAGGTTTCAACCCTGTTCTTTGGCGGTGGGACTCCGAGCCTTTTACGCCTTGACCAGCTTGAACGCATCATCAACACCGCGCAAAAGCATTTTCGCTTTGCTCCAGATTTTGAATGCACTCTTGAAGCAAACCCGGATTCCGTGGCTCAGCTCACATACCTGAATGGCCTCAAGAGCCTTGGATTTAACCGTCTAAGCCTTGGAGTTCAAAGTACGTCCAAAGAGATGCTCGCCCTCTTGGGACGCCCTCACAGCCCCGAACAGGCCCGGCAGGCAGTCAGCCTTGCTCGACAGGCAGGCTTTTCCAATCTGAGCGTCGATCTGATCTGGGGACTTCCCGGCCAAAGGCTTTCCCAGTGGCTCAAGGAACTCAACACGGTCATTTCATGGCGCCCTGACCATCTCTCCTGTTATGGGCTGAGCATTGAACCCGGTACGGAATTCGAACGCCGCTGGGACAACAAGGAGATTGTTCTGCCCACGGATGATGAACAGGCCAAGATGTTTATCAACGGCGCAGACCTTCTCGAATCAGAGGGCTATCTTCAGTACGAAATTTCCAACTACGCCCAGCTTGGTTTTCACAGCCGCCACAATCTCGGATACTGGCAGGGCCGCGAGTATCTCGGCATTGGCCCTTCTGCGGTCTCTACGGTCAAACATCTGCGCTGGCAGCACCCGCTCACGTTAGACGAGTATCAGCACAGCATAGAATCTGGCCGTCCCGAGTCCAGCGCTGAGCGCCTTGATGCCATTACGCAAGCCAAAGAAGCCATCATGCTTCACCTGCGCACAGCAAAAGGCCTCCCCTTTGCCCGCTACAAAGCGCTCACAGGTCGCGATTTTCGCCACGATTTTAAGCCCATGATGACTGCCCTCTACAACAAGGGGCTTATTCGTCTCAAGGCCGGGCATATCTCTTTCTCTCGCACGGGCATGCTTGTTTCTGACACCATTCTCAGCAATATTTTTGCCTCCCCAGTCTGGGACAGCCCAGTCGAAATTTCGCGCTAG